A single genomic interval of uncultured Desulfobacter sp. harbors:
- a CDS encoding site-specific integrase: MSSVQAFSRAFLKKAQFTPEILYTVFVLIHQDDSNIFKGGHHHENVTGNQEFSGVSRTQFKKNTIQNYRYFLAVFQKQFGRRDVSEVTPDEIMEFLVKITEGLKPSTKKLKYSLLKSLFNFVKNTAVPDLSNPCDSAVLSKTFRVSKLPPWTILERDAVDEFIFKTESPRNRLMLELMARGGMRIGEVLKLKPQDVQDRKLHLPNPKSGRTSEVVFIPQKVADRLRDYIAAENILDDKRIFPMRYTRAREIVKSAGNKIGIDVKPHDLRRHAATYASRSGVPIEIVSKIILRHSNLATTQRYLGKISDTEAMYWIENIYR; encoded by the coding sequence ATGTCCTCGGTTCAGGCTTTTTCCCGAGCATTTCTGAAAAAAGCCCAGTTTACCCCGGAAATTTTGTATACTGTCTTTGTCCTGATCCATCAGGATGATTCCAATATTTTTAAAGGAGGGCATCATCATGAAAATGTCACAGGCAATCAAGAATTTTCTGGCGTATCAAGAACTCAATTCAAAAAAAACACCATCCAAAACTATCGGTACTTCCTGGCGGTCTTCCAAAAGCAATTCGGCAGACGGGATGTATCGGAAGTAACGCCGGATGAAATCATGGAATTTCTGGTCAAAATCACTGAAGGCCTGAAACCCTCAACAAAGAAACTCAAATATTCCCTTCTGAAAAGCCTCTTCAATTTTGTCAAAAACACTGCCGTGCCTGATCTCTCCAATCCATGTGACTCTGCTGTTCTATCAAAAACATTTCGAGTTTCCAAATTGCCGCCGTGGACAATCTTGGAGCGAGATGCCGTTGATGAATTCATTTTCAAAACGGAGAGCCCCAGAAACCGGTTGATGCTTGAACTGATGGCAAGGGGTGGAATGAGGATCGGTGAAGTTTTGAAATTGAAGCCTCAGGATGTCCAGGATCGGAAACTTCATTTGCCCAATCCCAAGAGTGGCCGTACATCCGAAGTCGTTTTTATTCCCCAAAAGGTGGCAGACAGGCTGCGTGATTATATTGCCGCTGAAAATATTCTGGATGATAAGCGTATTTTCCCTATGAGATATACCCGGGCCAGGGAGATCGTTAAAAGCGCCGGCAATAAAATCGGAATTGATGTAAAGCCACATGATCTCAGGCGGCACGCAGCCACTTATGCCAGCCGATCAGGCGTTCCTATTGAAATCGTTTCAAAAATCATCCTCCGGCACTCCAATCTGGCCACCACCCAGAGGTATCTTGGAAAAATCAGCGACACCGAGGCCATGTATTGGATTGAGAATATTTACCGGTAA
- a CDS encoding DUF2845 domain-containing protein yields MQYNRRSLFIKKIFIISLSSFLFYGGIAFAGVRCGNDIISIGDTKTTVVSKLRECGDILNKDTYTKEIKTQLNKKKGGEKITIQKRIDLWSIRIRERGGHYCYPLTFEDDILTEIGQWSRCD; encoded by the coding sequence ATGCAATATAATCGACGTTCTTTATTCATCAAAAAAATATTTATCATCTCACTGTCTTCTTTTCTATTTTATGGAGGAATAGCATTTGCTGGTGTTCGTTGCGGCAATGACATTATATCAATCGGTGATACAAAAACAACTGTTGTTAGTAAACTTCGGGAATGCGGGGACATTCTCAATAAGGACACCTACACCAAAGAAATAAAGACGCAACTTAATAAAAAAAAAGGTGGGGAAAAAATTACAATTCAAAAAAGGATTGATCTTTGGTCCATTCGCATTCGTGAAAGAGGAGGCCATTATTGCTATCCACTGACTTTTGAAGACGATATTTTGACAGAAATTGGGCAGTGGAGCAGATGTGATTAG
- a CDS encoding transposase, which yields MAYYYNDSKGRMGTPIRTIVGIFIVLKFRLLSDRTVVNQVKENRYIQYFCNVSDEDLFTFMHHSNLSKLRKRFGIKGLETIDAVIFNLLRITKVIDNDSMLIDSTVLLNNIVYPTDIGLIFKAFKKMAQVAKHYHIPFWWDDRELKQLWREYNLNRKKSEIIPLFFEILLIFSSGLRTFEKIVQTLEGSDKDKEKALQLLELLILFQRQNEQKLAGERHIPNRIVSFDEPDARPIKKGKKHPDCEFGSTLQLSFNRQGFMVTTENFIGKPNDKTLWPETVRLFEQKMKGAPEYAIGDQGYRSRVNQKIPQGTPNIFLGKSSDVNEEEQDYCRKARSATEGFIAVAKKLRGFGLSLYRGIDGDRIWSLLCQIAYNLKKFLQLYNDEKISEESLMKLGLLG from the coding sequence TTGGCTTATTATTATAATGACAGCAAGGGGCGTATGGGTACTCCCATCCGGACGATCGTAGGGATTTTCATTGTTTTAAAATTCCGGTTACTCAGTGATCGGACGGTCGTTAATCAGGTCAAGGAAAACCGGTATATTCAATACTTTTGCAATGTCTCAGATGAAGATTTGTTTACTTTCATGCATCACAGCAACCTGAGCAAATTGCGAAAACGTTTTGGTATCAAGGGGCTTGAAACCATAGATGCCGTCATTTTCAATCTGTTGAGGATTACAAAAGTAATCGATAACGACAGTATGCTGATTGATTCCACTGTACTGCTCAACAATATTGTTTATCCAACAGATATCGGATTGATTTTCAAGGCGTTTAAAAAAATGGCGCAGGTTGCCAAACACTATCATATTCCCTTCTGGTGGGATGACCGGGAACTCAAACAACTATGGCGCGAATACAATTTAAATCGAAAAAAGAGTGAAATTATACCTCTATTTTTTGAAATTCTCTTAATATTTTCCAGTGGGTTGCGGACATTTGAAAAAATCGTTCAAACCCTTGAAGGTTCTGACAAGGACAAAGAAAAAGCTCTGCAACTTTTGGAACTCCTGATATTGTTTCAGCGCCAGAATGAACAGAAGCTTGCAGGAGAAAGACATATTCCAAACCGGATTGTATCCTTTGATGAACCGGATGCCCGACCGATCAAAAAAGGCAAAAAGCATCCAGACTGTGAATTTGGGAGTACGCTTCAGCTTTCATTCAACCGCCAAGGCTTTATGGTTACAACGGAAAATTTTATTGGCAAACCCAATGATAAAACCCTGTGGCCGGAGACAGTCCGATTGTTTGAACAAAAAATGAAAGGTGCTCCTGAATATGCCATCGGTGATCAAGGCTACCGCAGTCGGGTAAACCAAAAAATCCCCCAAGGCACCCCAAATATCTTCCTCGGCAAAAGTTCGGACGTTAACGAAGAAGAACAGGATTATTGCCGAAAAGCCCGGTCTGCAACGGAAGGCTTTATCGCAGTTGCAAAGAAACTTCGCGGCTTTGGCCTCAGTCTCTATCGGGGAATTGACGGGGACCGCATCTGGTCTCTTTTATGTCAGATTGCGTACAATTTGAAAAAGTTTCTTCAGCTCTACAATGATGAAAAAATCAGTGAAGAAAGTTTGATGAAACTCGGCTTACTGGGCTAA
- a CDS encoding NERD domain-containing protein, with translation MDISPIINQMFHVFWYLIPLIVICGIIKSPWFKGMIGEFMINLSAKFLLDKNKYHLIKNVLLPTEDGTTQIDHILVSVYGVFVVETKNMKGWIFGNPNQPYWTQKIYKHTNKFQNPLRQNYKHVKTLESLLNIGGEQIHSVIVFVGDSTFKTEMPENVTYGGGYARYIKSKKERVLTEFQATEIIEKIDSGKLQSSFKASREHVNHVKTIIKKKETTPSCPKCGSTMILRESKKGKNAGRKFWGCSKFPRCKGIQNIIKTIENAQAYLSGPFGSPWFRKIELFIEAFGV, from the coding sequence ATGGATATTTCACCAATAATTAATCAGATGTTTCATGTCTTTTGGTATTTAATTCCGCTGATAGTTATATGCGGAATCATTAAATCACCATGGTTTAAAGGTATGATTGGTGAATTCATGATCAATCTTTCAGCGAAGTTCCTTTTAGACAAAAATAAATATCATCTCATTAAAAACGTTTTGCTACCAACCGAAGACGGGACAACCCAAATTGATCATATTCTTGTTTCCGTGTACGGAGTGTTCGTGGTTGAGACCAAAAATATGAAAGGATGGATATTTGGGAATCCTAATCAACCATATTGGACACAAAAAATTTATAAGCATACAAATAAATTCCAAAATCCATTACGGCAGAATTATAAGCATGTAAAAACATTGGAGTCACTATTAAACATAGGTGGCGAGCAAATTCATTCGGTTATAGTTTTTGTGGGGGATAGTACATTCAAAACTGAAATGCCTGAAAATGTCACGTACGGTGGTGGCTATGCAAGGTACATAAAATCAAAAAAAGAACGTGTTCTAACGGAATTTCAAGCAACAGAAATCATAGAAAAAATAGACTCTGGAAAATTGCAATCTTCTTTTAAAGCAAGTCGTGAACATGTTAATCATGTGAAAACAATCATTAAAAAAAAGGAAACTACTCCGAGTTGCCCCAAATGTGGCAGCACAATGATATTACGAGAAAGCAAGAAGGGGAAAAACGCTGGTAGGAAATTCTGGGGTTGTTCAAAATTTCCTCGATGCAAAGGGATACAAAATATCATAAAAACGATAGAGAATGCCCAGGCCTACTTGAGCGGTCCTTTCGGAAGTCCATGGTTCAGAAAAATTGAACTTTTTATCGAAGCTTTTGGGGTTTAA
- the speB gene encoding agmatinase — MNPVPGFLASEIDSQKPEDCFFHVIPIPMEHSVSYGSGTVKGPDAILHASQQLEAWDGQSFPLQMGIHTTAPVDCSADTGVVLERITSAAGKTISAGALPVGLGGEHSLTLGLLRALKQTGPFGIVQFDAHADLRDEYEGNRFSHACVMRRAVEELDLPLFQIGVRALCHKEHLFRTEAGIGFLDARTVHESGVPRNPLPGDFPEKIYISFDVDGLDPSVIRATGTPVPGGLGWYQSIQLLERCTKNRTTIGFDVVELSPSPLDHASDFTAAQLVYSIMGIIQRGKSGTF, encoded by the coding sequence ATGAACCCGGTTCCCGGATTTCTCGCGTCAGAGATCGATTCCCAAAAACCTGAAGACTGCTTTTTTCATGTGATTCCCATCCCCATGGAACATTCCGTTTCCTATGGCAGCGGGACCGTTAAAGGGCCCGATGCCATCCTTCATGCCTCCCAGCAGCTTGAGGCCTGGGACGGACAGTCGTTTCCCCTGCAGATGGGTATCCATACCACAGCACCGGTTGACTGTTCAGCCGACACCGGAGTCGTACTTGAGAGGATCACAAGTGCAGCCGGAAAAACGATATCAGCAGGCGCCCTGCCGGTTGGATTAGGGGGCGAACACAGTCTGACCCTCGGCCTGCTCAGGGCCCTGAAACAAACGGGTCCTTTCGGTATTGTACAGTTTGATGCCCATGCCGACCTCAGGGATGAGTACGAGGGCAACCGGTTCAGCCATGCCTGTGTCATGCGCCGTGCGGTCGAAGAACTGGATCTCCCGCTGTTCCAGATCGGGGTCAGGGCATTATGCCATAAAGAGCACCTTTTCAGAACAGAGGCAGGGATCGGTTTTCTGGATGCAAGGACTGTCCATGAAAGTGGCGTTCCACGCAACCCGCTGCCCGGGGACTTTCCGGAAAAGATATATATCAGTTTTGATGTTGACGGCCTGGATCCATCCGTAATCCGGGCGACCGGCACACCGGTCCCCGGCGGACTGGGATGGTACCAGAGCATCCAGCTGCTTGAAAGATGCACGAAAAACCGGACCACCATCGGCTTTGACGTGGTCGAGCTGTCCCCTTCACCACTCGATCATGCGTCTGATTTTACTGCAGCTCAGTTGGTGTATTCAATTATGGGGATTATTCAGCGAGGGAAATCCGGGACATTTTAA
- the nspC gene encoding carboxynorspermidine decarboxylase: MTGQPEYRFDPNTLSTPCFVVDEKLLDANLNILKGVKDRTGCKILLALKCFAMPRVLPRIAGVLDGVCASSPHEARLGYDVFKKEVHTFGAAYSRDDILDLCRTTDHLVFNSFNQYTRFASLVKDTAAALGRSIEFGLRINPEHSEGTVPIYDPCAPGSRLGIKRKDFRPDLLAGITGLHWHNLCEQDADCLERTVRAAEAGFGDFFKKMNYVNFGGGHHITRRGYNLDLLVETILTFQDRWDVQVYLEPGEAVALNAGFLVAQVLDILPGDMDIVIMDASVPAHMPDVIEMPYRPDIAGSGPAGKKAYTCRIGGPSCLAGDVAGEYSFDTPLKVGDRLVFKDMAIYSMVKTNTFNGICLPDINLCREPDGRVETVRTFGYSDFYNRL; this comes from the coding sequence ATGACCGGACAACCCGAATACCGGTTTGACCCAAATACCTTGTCCACGCCCTGTTTTGTAGTGGATGAGAAACTGCTGGACGCAAACCTGAATATTTTAAAAGGGGTGAAAGACCGGACCGGGTGCAAAATCCTCCTGGCGTTGAAGTGTTTTGCCATGCCCAGAGTCCTTCCCCGGATTGCCGGAGTGCTCGACGGGGTATGCGCCTCATCACCCCATGAGGCCCGGCTTGGCTACGACGTGTTTAAAAAAGAGGTGCACACCTTTGGTGCTGCCTATTCCAGGGACGATATTCTGGATCTTTGCCGGACCACGGATCACCTGGTATTCAATTCCTTTAACCAGTACACCCGGTTTGCTTCCCTTGTAAAAGATACAGCTGCCGCCCTGGGAAGGTCCATCGAATTCGGCCTCAGGATCAACCCGGAACACTCTGAAGGGACCGTGCCGATCTACGATCCATGTGCGCCGGGTTCCCGGCTGGGAATTAAAAGGAAGGATTTCAGACCGGATCTGCTGGCCGGCATTACAGGTCTGCACTGGCACAATCTGTGCGAACAGGACGCAGACTGCCTTGAACGAACCGTCCGTGCTGCCGAAGCCGGATTCGGCGATTTTTTTAAGAAAATGAACTATGTGAATTTCGGCGGCGGCCACCATATCACGCGCCGGGGATACAATCTTGATCTCCTGGTCGAAACAATCCTGACGTTCCAGGACCGCTGGGATGTCCAGGTGTACCTTGAGCCGGGAGAAGCTGTTGCACTGAATGCCGGTTTTCTGGTTGCCCAGGTGCTGGATATCCTGCCGGGTGACATGGATATTGTGATTATGGACGCGTCCGTACCGGCCCACATGCCTGATGTGATTGAAATGCCTTACAGACCTGATATTGCCGGGTCCGGCCCGGCAGGAAAAAAGGCCTATACCTGCCGGATAGGCGGGCCGTCCTGTCTGGCCGGGGATGTAGCCGGAGAATACTCGTTTGACACCCCCCTTAAAGTGGGGGACCGCCTGGTGTTCAAGGATATGGCCATCTATTCCATGGTCAAGACCAATACCTTCAACGGTATCTGTCTGCCGGACATTAACCTGTGCCGTGAACCGGACGGCCGGGTTGAAACGGTCCGGACCTTCGGCTATTCTGATTTTTACAACCGTTTGTGA
- a CDS encoding saccharopine dehydrogenase family protein — protein MSTILIIGAGGVGSVVTHKCAQVEKVFSRIVLASRTKSKCDAIAEDVRQRWGRPVETFSVDADNVNETIKLIKNVGPDLVLNVALPYQDLPIMDACLATGVDYLDTANYEPIDEAKFEYKWQWAYQDRFKEKNIMALLGSGFDPGVTNVFCAWAQKHHFDEIHQLDIIDCNAGDHGQAFATNFNPEINIREITQRGRYWERGEWVETDPLSWSMTYDFPEGIGSKKCYLMYHEELESLVLNLKGIKRARFWMTFSDQYLTHLKVLENVGMTRIDPVEYQGQKIVPLQFLKAVLPEPSSLGPLTKGRTCIGCLMKGIKDGREKTLYVFNICSHEDAFNEVGSQAISYTTGVPAMIGAKMMLEGKWHEKGVWNMEQFDPDPFMDDLNQFGLPWKAVEL, from the coding sequence ATGTCAACCATTCTAATCATCGGTGCAGGCGGTGTCGGCAGCGTGGTCACACACAAGTGCGCACAGGTGGAAAAGGTGTTTTCACGAATTGTTCTGGCCAGCCGGACAAAATCAAAATGTGATGCCATTGCAGAAGATGTCAGGCAGCGGTGGGGAAGACCTGTAGAAACATTTTCAGTGGACGCCGATAATGTGAATGAAACGATTAAGTTGATTAAAAATGTTGGTCCGGACCTCGTATTGAATGTTGCGCTGCCTTACCAGGATCTGCCGATTATGGACGCCTGTCTGGCAACCGGCGTGGATTACTTGGACACAGCCAACTACGAGCCCATTGACGAGGCCAAATTTGAATATAAATGGCAGTGGGCGTATCAGGACCGGTTTAAAGAAAAAAATATCATGGCCCTGCTGGGTTCCGGTTTTGATCCCGGTGTCACGAATGTATTCTGTGCCTGGGCCCAAAAACACCACTTTGATGAAATTCACCAGCTGGATATCATTGACTGTAATGCCGGTGATCACGGCCAGGCCTTTGCCACCAATTTCAACCCTGAAATCAATATCCGGGAGATTACCCAGCGGGGACGGTACTGGGAGCGCGGCGAATGGGTGGAAACCGATCCGCTGTCCTGGTCAATGACCTATGATTTCCCCGAAGGCATCGGTTCCAAAAAATGCTATCTGATGTATCATGAGGAACTGGAATCACTGGTCCTGAACCTTAAAGGCATTAAACGGGCCCGGTTCTGGATGACCTTTTCCGATCAATATCTCACCCATCTCAAAGTGCTTGAAAATGTAGGCATGACACGTATCGATCCGGTGGAATACCAGGGACAAAAGATTGTTCCGCTTCAATTTCTCAAGGCGGTTCTGCCCGAGCCGTCCTCACTGGGACCGCTGACCAAGGGAAGAACCTGCATCGGATGTCTGATGAAAGGGATCAAGGACGGCAGGGAAAAAACGCTTTATGTTTTCAATATCTGCAGTCATGAGGATGCCTTTAACGAAGTGGGATCCCAGGCGATCTCCTATACCACCGGCGTACCCGCAATGATCGGCGCAAAAATGATGCTGGAAGGCAAATGGCATGAAAAAGGCGTCTGGAACATGGAGCAGTTTGATCCGGATCCTTTTATGGATGATCTAAACCAATTTGGCCTGCCCTGGAAAGCCGTAGAACTTTGA
- the speA gene encoding biosynthetic arginine decarboxylase, which produces MNLTFERWNSAKSAEFYGVNDWGAGYFTVDDRGNLCVMPSPGDTANAVCIPDIVSGLKERGLDMPILLRIENILNSRISDLNDSFLSAISNLDYKGSYIGAYPIKVNQQKQVVERVTQFGARYHHGLEAGSKAELIAAMAMLKDKKAPLICNGYKDEEFIDLGLYASKLGLFCILVVEMPSEIPLIIERAKALNAKPVLGVRIKLTSQAGGYWSDSGGDRSIFGLNTTQLVEMLDLLKKEDMLGCLQLVHYHLGSQISNIRDIRIAVNEACRVFAEIFKEGADVRYLDLGGGLAVDYDGSQSNYLSSKNYSLNEYCIDIIEGVMTSLDEQKIPHPNIITESGRSLVAYYSMLLFNVLDVTRFRTDQMADSLPEDCHPQIRNIHEAMTTLSVRNVQECFNDALFYRDELRSLFNHGKISLRERSLAERIFWATMTQISKISKEIKNTTPEIEMLDRALADIYYCNFSVFQSLPDSWAIEQLFPIMPIHRLDEEPDRNAILADITCDCDGKIDRFIDTHGINRYLPLHDLKENEEYFLGAFLVGAYQETLGDLHNLLGDTNVVTVKITGNGQYEYVYEQEGDTVADMLSYVAYDPKRLMVRFRETAEAAVRNGLVTASERRIIKQAYEKGMRGYTYFER; this is translated from the coding sequence ATGAATCTGACTTTTGAAAGATGGAATTCAGCCAAATCAGCTGAATTCTACGGCGTGAATGACTGGGGCGCCGGCTACTTCACCGTGGATGACCGGGGAAATCTTTGCGTCATGCCGTCTCCGGGAGATACGGCCAATGCCGTCTGCATACCGGATATTGTCTCAGGGCTGAAGGAACGCGGTCTGGACATGCCGATTCTTCTCAGGATTGAAAACATTCTGAATTCAAGAATATCCGACCTGAATGACAGCTTTTTATCCGCTATCTCTAATCTGGACTATAAAGGGTCATACATCGGTGCCTACCCGATCAAAGTGAATCAGCAAAAACAGGTTGTGGAACGGGTCACCCAGTTTGGCGCCAGGTACCATCACGGGCTTGAGGCCGGTTCAAAAGCCGAGCTGATTGCAGCCATGGCCATGCTGAAAGATAAAAAAGCCCCTTTGATTTGTAACGGATATAAGGATGAAGAGTTCATTGATCTTGGACTCTATGCATCCAAACTTGGATTATTCTGTATCCTGGTTGTGGAAATGCCCAGTGAAATTCCTCTGATTATTGAACGGGCCAAAGCGCTGAATGCAAAGCCGGTTCTGGGGGTCCGGATCAAACTGACATCCCAGGCCGGCGGATACTGGTCGGATTCCGGCGGTGACAGGAGTATCTTTGGCCTGAACACCACACAGCTTGTGGAAATGCTCGATCTGCTCAAAAAAGAGGACATGCTCGGCTGCCTCCAGCTGGTTCATTACCACCTGGGATCACAGATCTCCAATATCCGGGATATACGTATCGCAGTCAACGAAGCCTGCAGGGTATTTGCCGAAATCTTCAAAGAAGGAGCAGATGTTCGTTACCTTGATCTGGGCGGCGGCCTGGCAGTTGATTACGACGGATCGCAGTCCAACTACCTGAGTTCAAAAAATTATTCCTTGAATGAATACTGCATCGATATCATCGAAGGTGTCATGACCTCCCTTGACGAGCAGAAAATACCCCATCCCAACATCATCACGGAATCCGGCCGTTCTCTGGTGGCCTACTATTCCATGCTTTTGTTCAATGTTCTTGACGTCACCCGGTTCAGGACCGACCAGATGGCTGATAGCCTGCCGGAGGATTGCCATCCCCAGATTCGTAATATCCATGAAGCCATGACCACTCTGAGTGTCCGGAATGTTCAGGAATGCTTTAATGACGCCCTGTTCTATAGGGATGAACTCAGAAGCCTGTTCAACCACGGTAAAATATCCCTCCGGGAAAGATCCCTTGCAGAGCGGATTTTCTGGGCCACCATGACGCAGATCAGCAAAATTTCCAAAGAGATCAAGAATACTACCCCTGAAATTGAAATGCTTGACAGGGCGCTTGCCGATATTTATTATTGTAATTTCAGTGTATTTCAGTCTCTGCCGGATTCCTGGGCCATTGAGCAGCTCTTTCCGATTATGCCGATTCACCGGCTGGATGAAGAACCGGACCGGAATGCAATTCTGGCCGATATCACCTGTGACTGTGACGGTAAAATCGACCGCTTCATTGATACGCATGGGATTAACCGGTATCTGCCGCTCCATGACCTGAAGGAAAATGAAGAATATTTTCTCGGCGCTTTTCTGGTCGGTGCCTACCAGGAAACCCTGGGTGATCTTCATAACCTGTTGGGAGACACCAATGTGGTTACCGTAAAAATCACAGGGAACGGACAATATGAATATGTGTACGAGCAGGAAGGGGATACGGTCGCCGACATGCTCTCATATGTGGCATATGACCCCAAACGGCTGATGGTCCGGTTCAGGGAAACCGCCGAAGCCGCAGTCCGCAATGGCCTTGTTACAGCCTCTGAACGCCGGATAATCAAACAGGCCTACGAGAAAGGCATGCGGGGCTATACTTATTTTGAAAGATAG